A window of the Arachis duranensis cultivar V14167 chromosome 5, aradu.V14167.gnm2.J7QH, whole genome shotgun sequence genome harbors these coding sequences:
- the LOC107490055 gene encoding zinc finger CCCH domain-containing protein 41, whose protein sequence is MELKVSSPKPESVVPSDCVSSDPEEKEVSDDDDDDRNHKHRRREARSQSSERDVSEPVNNRPFRKRNKNFGNRHPFRENESLGFETMKTYNDATTDKELYSKFERRRPGLTSGPRTPLDMRLRANQPFTGDPSVGRGRGRESGFWNHRDPRFSSIDVATQLVPGSIPPSLYTGRGLPNVSNAQSASWNTFGLIPTVPNGGLDMLHPMGLPAALRPPINPSLNVNIPRQRCRDFEERGFCLRGDMCPMEHGVNRIVIEDVQSLSQFNLPVSLPSAHLIGAPAGSGSLHSVNASTTIVNSKCIPGKISKSGVGDDVLPLDGAYPGSGCTSGAADVYDPDQPLWNDGALESLQSSKIEETEAFPSDASAHHHMRLSEVPDGDCPVGTTRTSVSSQGASSSVWARIGGSKNRYDMKEKTNSTMNPLHYPENQLKEDNDELVAAQTASSQGKQMIADDTDPKALDGLMKVQTESMRTLRKPSQKALRTLFVNGIPQKSNKREALLAHFKKFGEIIDIYIPLNSERAFVQFSKREEAEAALKAPDAVMGNRFIKLWWANRDSIRSESTTSGNGVIVTPRGQASAFVPSIPVLADRGKDIHQSDASKTNAELSTQSDQPKPVILDGSKGPPPIQKKLENLEQLKEELRKKQEMLDQKRNEFRRQLSKLEKHATGVKGEVVTEQAAKRPKTGMASDVAKLASSQLSDADTGMASPHAETTADKSKQLVNTVSQSPKPITTMRLQEPTGLKQPMQPFAPVNRYKLDNRPTAFRIMPPLPTGLADVAILKEHFLPYGELSTVELEASQVNGSNQQEARIIFTTRRAAERAFINGKCWKDHNLKFVWLTPSNSSNAAGSREHSPPAPKEPLEKDQHPEEQLENSANQEPIVSDDDPKSSEINNSSEHMEMEQGEDDLQGTPRQSPDANAC, encoded by the exons ATGGAGCTGAAAGTTTCATCTCCAAAACCAGAGTCTGTTGTTCCATCTGATTGTGTAAGTAGCGATCCCGAGGAAAAGGAAgttagtgatgatgatgatgacgatcgGAATCATAAGCATCGGAGGAGGGAAGCTCGTTCTCAATCTTCAGAGAGAGATGTTTCAGAGCCTGTTAATAACAGGCCGTTCAGAAAACGTAACAAAAATTTTGGGAATCGGCATCCTTTCAGGGAAAATGAATCTCTAGGATTTGAAACAATGAAAACTTACAATGATGCCACCACAGATAAAGAGTTGTATTCTAAGTTTGAAAGAAGGCGCCCTGGATTGACTTCAGGTCCTCGAACACCTTTGGACATGAGACTACGGGCAAACCAACCTTTTACTGGAGATCCAAGTGTTGGTAGGGGAAGAGGTAGAGAATCTGGTTTTTGGAACCATCGGGATCCTAGGTTCAGCTCAATTGATGTTGCTACTCAATTGGTTCCAGGCTCTATTCCTCCAAGCCTTTATACTGGGCGAGGATTACCAAATGTTTCAAATGCACAAAGTGCATCCTGGAACACGTTTGGTTTAATTCCAACAGTACCCAATGGAGGACTAGATATGCTCCATCCCATGGGTTTACCGGCAGCTCTGAGACCTCCTATTAATCCATCACTAAATGTGAATATTCCTCGCCAACGTTGTAGAGATTTTGAGGAACGAGGGTTTTGCCTTAGAGGTGACATGTGCCCAATGGAGCATGGTGTTAATCGGATTGTTATTGAAGATGTCCAG AGTCTTTCACAGTTCAACCTTCCTGTTTCGCTTCCAAGTGCACATCTAATTGGAGCTCCGGCAGGATCAGGATCTCTACATTCAGTAAATGCTTCCACCACAATAGTGAACAGCAAATGTATACCTGGAAAAATTAGCAAGTCTGGAGTTGGTGATGATGTCTTGCCATTGGATGGTGCATATCCAGGTTCTGGTTGCACAAGTGGAGCAGCCGATGTTTATGATCCTGATCAACCCCTTTGGAATGATGGCGCTCTGGAGTCTCTTCAGTCATCCAAGATCGAAGAAACGGAGGCATTTCCTAGTGATGCTTCTGCCCACCATCATATGAGGTTATCAGAAGTTCCAGATGGTGATTGTCCAGTGGGTACTACCAGAACTTCTGTCAGTTCACAGGGTGCTAGTTCATCTGTCTGGGCCAGAATTGGTGGTTCAAAAAACAGATATGACATGAAAGAAAAGACAAACTCTACCATGAATCCCCTTCATTATCCTGAGAATCAATTGAAGGAAGATAATGATGAATTAGTTGCTGCTCAAACTGCTTCCTCTCAAGGAAAGCAAATGATAGCAGATGATACTGACCCAAAAGCCTTGGATGGTTTGATGAAGGTACAAACTGAAAGCATGCGAACTTTACGGAAACCTTCGCAAAAGGCATTACGCACTCTATTTGTTAACGGTATACCTCAGAAAAGCAACAAAAGGGAGGCACTTCTTGCCCATTTTAAGAAGTTTGGGGAAATTATTGACATATATATTCCATTGAACAGTGAGCGAGCTTTTGTGCAATTCTCCAAGAGAGAAGAAGCTGAAGCTGCTTTGAAGGCCCCAGATGCTGTAATGGGTAATCGTTTTATCAAACTATGGTGGGCTAATCGTGATAGCATTCGCAGTGAAAGTACCACAAGTGGGAATGGTGTAATTGTAACTCCCCGTGGGCAAGCATCAGCTTTTGTTCCATCCATTCCTGTTCTCGCTGATAGGGGAAAAGATATACATCAATCTGATGCTTCAAAGACTAATGCTGAATTATCAACGCAATCTGATCAACCAAAGCCGGTCATCTTGGATGGGTCCAAGGGTCCACCTCCCATACAAAAGAAGCTAGAAAACCTAGAGCAATTAAAGGAAGAACTGCGCAAAAAGCAGGAAATGTTGGATCAAAAGCGTAATGAGTTCAGACGCCAATTGAGCAAACTTGAGAAACAT GCTACAGGAGTCAAGGGTGAAGTAGTAACCGAGCAAGCTGCCAAGAGACCCAAAACTGGCATGGCATCTGATGTTGCCAAACTAGCTTCTTCGCAGTTGTCTGATGCTGATACTGGTATGGCATCTCCACATGCAGAGACAACTGCTGATAAAAGCAAACAGTTGGTCAATACTGTATCTCAAAGTCCCAAACCAATTACTACAATGAGATTGCAAGAACCCACAGGCCTAAAGCAGCCAATGCAACCATTTGCGCCTGTAAACAGATACAAATTGGATAATCGTCCCACTGCTTTCAGAATCATGCCTCCTCTGCCTACTGGTCTAGCAGAT GTTGCCATTTTGAAGGAACACTTCTTACCATATGGCGAACTTTCCACTGTTGAACTAGAAGCTTCACAAGTCAATGGTAGTAACCAACAAGAGGCACGGATAATTTTCACCACTCGACGTGCAGCCGAGAGAGCATTCATTAATGGAAAATGCTGGAAAGACCATAACCTAAAGTTTGTGTGGCTGACACCTAGTAATTCTAGCAATGCTGCTGGTAGTAGAGAACATTCTCCTCCTGCTCCCAAGGAGCCTTTAGAAAAAGACCAACATCCTGAAGAACAATTGGAGAACTCTGCTAACCAAGAACCAATTGTATCAGATGATGATCCCAAAAGTTCCGAAATCAATAACAGTTCAGAGCATATGGAAATGGAACAAGGTGAAGATGATCTCCAGGGTACCCCCAGGCAATCACCTGATGCTAATGCCTGTTGA
- the LOC110281569 gene encoding vegetative cell wall protein gp1-like yields MNADLPYLCPLCKSGHNSRTFPVKGTGRRAEKPYLDEEEAREQEANWEETMEAAHAAHVADEEALTQNHPQSQPDKNNLASPTHVGNTTTNVAPPNVGTIPAATNLVHPTPTSGPAPTPRRRGRPSFVKGNPVSPRGRGRTTPTQNASAAPSPPAQPRVVRPDLGSSSQIPASPSNAAVPCSGSGSMPQGPLVRPNLQAQRTAPFRPPTVTRETMAAASPTIQSRFTGFMLTPSLKKKKPSGPPPSNPSTNDKN; encoded by the exons ATGAATGCTGATTTACCTTACTTATGTCCTCTTTGTAAGTCTGGACATAATAGCAGAACTTTTCCTGTGAAAGGAACTGGAAGAAGAGCTGAAAAACCATATCTTGATGAGGAAGAAGCTAGGGAGCAAGAAGCTAATTGGGAGGAGACCATGGAGGCTGCACACGCTGCACATGTGGCAGATGAGGAAGCCCTCACTCAAAACCATCCACAAAGTCAGCCTGATAAG AATAACTTGGCTAGTCCAACACATGTTGGGAACACTACAACAAATGTTGCACCCCCTAATGTAGGCACTATACCAGCAGCAACCAACTTGGTCCATCCAACACCTACTTCAGGACCAGCACCAACTCCAAGGAGGAGGGGCAGACCATCTTTTGTAAAGGGCAATCCAGTTTCACCAAGAGGAAGGGGCAGAACCACTCCAACTCAAAATGCATCAGCTGCACCATCACCTCCTGCTCAACCTAGGGTTGTCAGGCCTGATCTTGGGTCTAGCTCCCAAATTCCTGCATCTCCATCCAATGCTGCAGTCCCATGTAGTGGGTCTGGGTCAATGCCACAGGGTCCATTAGTGAGGCCCAATCTTCAGGCCCAACGTACAGCACCATTTAGGCCACCAACTGTGACTAGGGAGACCATGGCAGCAGCAAGTCCAACCATACAGAGCAGGTTCACTGGCTTCATGCTCACCCCAtccttgaagaagaaaaagccatcTGGACCACCACCATCAAATCCATCAACAAATGACAAGAACTGA